A DNA window from Chryseobacterium sp. MEBOG06 contains the following coding sequences:
- a CDS encoding patatin-like phospholipase family protein translates to MKKITILSLDGGGIRGIITCIILRYIEEQLQVYDKPSAKLGDYFDLVAGSSTGGLIASIILCPDETRKAKYSIQKGLELYAEKGGDIFQVSFWEKLVNPFGLLNERIPQEALEKNLNDFFGNLELKELIKPCLITSYDIGNRRAKLFNSWTANLSTDNFFVKDVCRATSAAPTYFSPVQVKSMYGQIFSLIDGGMFANNPSLCAYAEARKIPFAEVLKTHQKANRPSVNDMIIISIGTGIEARPYSFKRLEKAGKIGWVSPIIDILMSANAETVDYQLGQMFHTLGLRNQKNYFRLNPSLKNASPAMDNVRRSNIENLIQAGLSYIDDNRETLNQIVQKLIKNKV, encoded by the coding sequence ATGAAAAAGATAACCATTCTTTCTTTGGACGGGGGTGGAATAAGAGGGATTATTACCTGCATTATTCTACGCTACATAGAAGAGCAGCTTCAGGTTTATGATAAACCAAGTGCCAAACTTGGTGATTATTTTGATCTGGTAGCGGGCAGCAGTACAGGAGGCCTGATTGCATCTATTATTCTATGCCCCGATGAAACCCGAAAAGCAAAATATTCTATCCAGAAAGGATTAGAATTGTATGCAGAAAAGGGCGGTGACATCTTCCAGGTTTCCTTTTGGGAAAAACTGGTTAATCCATTCGGATTATTGAATGAAAGAATTCCCCAGGAAGCCCTTGAAAAAAATTTAAATGACTTTTTTGGGAATTTAGAATTAAAAGAATTAATAAAACCATGTTTAATCACAAGTTACGATATAGGGAACAGAAGAGCAAAACTTTTCAATTCCTGGACAGCCAACCTCAGCACAGATAATTTTTTTGTGAAAGATGTCTGCAGAGCAACTTCAGCAGCACCTACCTACTTCAGTCCTGTACAGGTCAAATCTATGTATGGGCAGATCTTCAGTCTGATAGATGGCGGAATGTTCGCCAATAATCCATCGCTTTGCGCTTATGCAGAAGCCAGAAAAATTCCTTTTGCAGAGGTTTTAAAAACCCATCAGAAGGCCAATCGCCCCAGTGTCAATGATATGATTATTATTTCTATCGGAACCGGAATTGAAGCCAGGCCATATTCTTTCAAAAGATTGGAAAAGGCGGGAAAGATAGGTTGGGTAAGCCCCATTATCGATATCCTGATGTCTGCCAATGCAGAAACAGTGGATTATCAGTTGGGACAAATGTTTCATACCCTGGGATTAAGAAATCAGAAAAATTATTTCCGGTTGAATCCTTCACTGAAAAATGCCTCTCCGGCAATGGATAATGTAAGAAGGTCCAATATTGAAAATCTGATACAGGCCGGATTAAGTTATATTGATGACAACAGGGAAACACTGAATCAAATTGTGCAGAAGCTCATCAAAAACAAAGTATAA
- a CDS encoding M15 family metallopeptidase, giving the protein MDKVTSERIQKLHPIVRDEVIQIIKECNEALTGRAKVRITQGLRSFEEQEKLYAIGRITSGKKVTNAKAGQSIHNYGLAVDICLMIDGKTASWDTAKDWDNDKVADWYECVKIFAKHGWDWGGNWKTFKDLPHFEKKNIPSKKGLIKTSWRMLLKMPRDKQNYVIF; this is encoded by the coding sequence ATGGATAAAGTAACATCAGAACGAATTCAGAAGCTTCACCCCATTGTAAGAGATGAAGTGATACAAATTATTAAAGAATGTAATGAAGCACTCACCGGAAGAGCAAAAGTCAGAATCACTCAGGGATTGAGATCTTTTGAGGAACAGGAAAAGTTATATGCTATAGGAAGAATTACTTCCGGGAAAAAAGTAACGAATGCTAAAGCCGGGCAAAGTATACACAATTATGGTCTGGCAGTAGATATCTGCCTGATGATTGACGGAAAAACAGCAAGCTGGGACACCGCAAAAGACTGGGATAATGATAAGGTTGCAGACTGGTATGAATGCGTGAAGATTTTCGCAAAACACGGATGGGACTGGGGCGGCAACTGGAAAACCTTCAAAGATCTTCCCCACTTTGAAAAAAAGAATATCCCATCCAAAAAAGGACTTATAAAAACAAGCTGGAGAATGCTTTTGAAAATGCCTCGTGATAAACAGAATTATGTCATTTTTTAA
- a CDS encoding Na+/H+ antiporter, with amino-acid sequence MHTILPFFLAMIAAIVLLNMWAARLKIAYPILLVVFGLLVSFVPGLPVVKINPDLIFFIFLPPLLFEAAWSISFKEMKKWWRIIGSFAFLVVFFTALTVAVAANYFIPGFTLALGFLLGGIVSPPDAVSTGAIMKFVKIPATTSAILEGESLLNDASSLIIFRFALIAVGTGQFIWQEASLEFLWTVIGGAGIGLLLAWIFVQAHKRLPTDASSDIALTLIEPYLMYWIAEQIHCSGVLAVVCGGLYMSNKRMFFLNSTSRIRGYSVWESFVFILNGIVFLLIGLELPEIVGGLREEGIPLGTAIQYGVLVTVILIASRIISSYAAMVATLIFRRSVAPRASSMRRSLMMPLLLGWTGMRGVVSLAAALAIPITLENGTPFPNRNLILFITFVVILLTLLVQGLTLPYFIKYGHAFDDFIDDEKERLAKQEVKQKLKQHVYHFLKNKHENALHSHAGIERILKHWEEKNDANNTDWMDENVRTVLFEMLESQRQFLSELNKDISINEEIIRHQLYQIDLEEERLRMI; translated from the coding sequence ATGCATACGATTTTACCCTTCTTTCTGGCGATGATTGCGGCCATCGTCTTATTGAATATGTGGGCTGCCAGATTGAAAATTGCCTATCCGATTTTACTGGTTGTATTTGGACTGCTTGTAAGTTTTGTACCCGGCTTACCAGTTGTGAAGATAAATCCGGATCTTATCTTTTTTATTTTCTTACCGCCTTTGTTATTTGAAGCTGCATGGTCTATTTCTTTTAAAGAAATGAAAAAATGGTGGCGTATTATTGGAAGCTTTGCTTTTCTGGTTGTCTTTTTTACCGCACTTACGGTTGCAGTAGCGGCTAATTATTTTATTCCCGGGTTTACTCTTGCGCTGGGGTTTCTTTTGGGAGGGATTGTATCCCCGCCTGATGCTGTGAGTACAGGGGCAATCATGAAGTTTGTTAAAATACCCGCCACCACTTCTGCTATTCTCGAAGGAGAAAGTTTACTAAATGATGCTTCTTCGCTGATTATTTTCCGTTTTGCACTGATTGCAGTGGGAACAGGGCAATTCATATGGCAGGAAGCTTCATTGGAGTTTTTATGGACGGTTATCGGTGGTGCAGGAATAGGGCTGCTGCTAGCCTGGATTTTTGTACAGGCACACAAGCGTCTTCCTACAGATGCATCGTCAGATATTGCCCTAACACTTATTGAGCCTTACCTGATGTATTGGATTGCAGAACAAATTCATTGTTCCGGTGTTCTGGCGGTTGTTTGCGGTGGGTTATATATGTCTAATAAGCGGATGTTTTTTTTAAACAGTACCAGCCGTATAAGGGGCTACAGTGTGTGGGAAAGTTTTGTATTTATTCTGAACGGGATCGTATTTTTACTTATTGGCCTGGAACTTCCTGAGATTGTAGGAGGGTTACGGGAGGAAGGAATTCCACTGGGCACTGCAATTCAATATGGAGTATTGGTGACGGTGATTCTTATTGCTTCCCGGATCATAAGTTCATATGCTGCAATGGTCGCTACTTTGATTTTCCGGCGCAGTGTGGCGCCAAGGGCGTCTTCGATGAGAAGAAGTTTGATGATGCCTCTTTTACTGGGATGGACAGGGATGAGAGGTGTTGTTTCGTTGGCTGCTGCTTTGGCTATTCCGATTACTCTGGAGAATGGTACCCCTTTCCCGAATAGAAACCTGATCCTGTTTATTACTTTTGTGGTCATTCTGCTCACTCTTTTGGTACAGGGGCTTACATTACCTTATTTTATAAAATATGGACATGCATTTGATGATTTTATAGATGATGAAAAAGAAAGGCTGGCTAAACAGGAGGTCAAGCAGAAATTAAAGCAGCATGTTTATCATTTTCTTAAAAACAAACATGAAAACGCACTCCACAGTCATGCCGGCATTGAGAGAATCCTGAAACACTGGGAAGAAAAGAACGATGCCAATAACACGGATTGGATGGATGAAAATGTACGAACTGTTCTTTTCGAAATGCTGGAAAGCCAGAGGCAGTTTCTATCAGAACTCAATAAAGATATTTCGATTAATGAAGAGATTATACGTCATCAATTGTATCAGATTGATTTGGAAGAGGAAAGGCTAAGAATGATTTGA
- a CDS encoding YdeI/OmpD-associated family protein, which yields MPDDFQNVLNANQNALDIFLKASPSFRKEYITWIADAKTEATRNKRMDQALEWIAEGKGRNWKYERR from the coding sequence ATTCCTGATGATTTTCAAAATGTTTTAAATGCTAATCAGAATGCCCTTGACATATTTTTAAAGGCTTCTCCATCCTTCCGAAAAGAATATATTACCTGGATTGCAGATGCCAAAACAGAAGCTACCCGAAATAAAAGAATGGATCAGGCTCTGGAATGGATCGCTGAGGGTAAAGGAAGAAACTGGAAGTATGAAAGGAGATAA
- a CDS encoding DUF1801 domain-containing protein, with amino-acid sequence MEKYSPKIDAYIEKSQDFAKPILHYIRETVHEFCPDAEETMKWSFPHFIYKGKNLCAMASFKQHCTFGFWLEREMKTMQEITQDIEKNSMFSLGKISLIGDLPPKPQLKKAIKEAMELTDMGVTMKKAAPSKTEM; translated from the coding sequence ATGGAGAAATATAGTCCTAAAATTGATGCATACATTGAAAAATCACAGGATTTTGCAAAACCTATTCTGCATTACATCCGTGAAACCGTTCATGAATTCTGTCCTGATGCCGAAGAAACCATGAAGTGGAGCTTTCCCCATTTTATCTATAAAGGAAAAAATCTTTGTGCAATGGCTTCCTTTAAGCAGCATTGTACCTTTGGATTCTGGCTGGAAAGGGAGATGAAAACCATGCAGGAGATCACGCAGGATATTGAGAAAAACTCGATGTTCAGTTTAGGAAAAATTTCGCTGATCGGGGATCTTCCACCCAAACCTCAGCTGAAAAAGGCGATTAAAGAAGCCATGGAGCTTACGGATATGGGTGTCACCATGAAAAAAGCAGCTCCTTCCAAAACAGAAATGTAA
- a CDS encoding serine hydrolase domain-containing protein, with the protein MRILKYMIGGAVAGAAAAYFLGYDYLFSGISKTYLRGKSSAYIDDGYLFPSNPIATEEPVLWEEDPGYNKTELPKHLVEDLIHSKTAAFVVIKNGKILHEQYWEGYNQLSQTNSFSMAKAVTVLLLGKALEEGIITSIDKKLSDFYSEFKEKPFGNKTTLKNLAQMEAGLDWDENYNNPFLPNAKAYYGKSLVKAVFSRRFKEEPGIRFEYQSGATQLLGFALKKALNQPLATYLSEKFWIPLGMEQNAKWSTDDYGMEKTYCCIHSNARDFAKLGQLFLDNGKSGDQQILNSDFIEQMRTPTGKSENIYGMGLWINHDNPIKHYYFLGLQGQYIIMVPEYNMVIVKTGSYSNNPKNDRGRPDQVKFLVNEIVQLFQ; encoded by the coding sequence ATGAGAATATTAAAATATATGATAGGCGGAGCTGTAGCAGGTGCAGCAGCTGCTTACTTTCTGGGATATGATTATTTGTTTAGTGGTATTTCCAAAACCTATCTTAGAGGAAAATCCAGCGCCTATATTGATGATGGATATCTTTTCCCCAGCAATCCTATTGCTACAGAGGAACCTGTACTCTGGGAAGAAGATCCGGGTTACAACAAGACCGAACTACCTAAACATTTAGTTGAAGACTTAATACACTCCAAAACAGCTGCTTTTGTGGTGATAAAAAATGGTAAAATCCTGCATGAACAGTATTGGGAAGGCTATAATCAGCTTTCACAAACTAATTCTTTCTCTATGGCCAAAGCTGTAACGGTTTTGCTTTTAGGAAAAGCTTTAGAAGAAGGGATTATTACATCTATTGATAAAAAACTTTCCGATTTCTATTCGGAGTTTAAAGAGAAACCTTTTGGTAATAAGACTACGCTTAAAAATCTCGCCCAAATGGAAGCCGGACTGGACTGGGATGAAAATTACAACAATCCGTTTCTACCTAACGCCAAAGCCTATTATGGTAAAAGTCTTGTAAAGGCTGTATTCTCAAGAAGGTTTAAAGAAGAACCAGGGATACGATTTGAATACCAAAGCGGAGCAACCCAGCTTCTTGGTTTTGCTCTAAAAAAAGCGCTCAATCAGCCCTTAGCAACTTATTTATCTGAAAAATTCTGGATCCCGCTGGGAATGGAACAAAATGCAAAATGGAGCACAGATGACTACGGCATGGAAAAAACTTATTGCTGTATTCATTCCAATGCAAGAGATTTTGCCAAACTGGGACAGCTATTTTTGGATAACGGAAAATCCGGGGATCAGCAAATTCTTAATTCTGATTTTATCGAACAGATGAGAACTCCTACCGGGAAGTCTGAAAACATATATGGAATGGGACTTTGGATCAATCATGACAATCCCATCAAACATTATTATTTTCTGGGATTGCAGGGACAATATATCATTATGGTTCCGGAGTATAACATGGTTATTGTAAAAACCGGAAGTTATTCCAACAACCCTAAAAATGACAGGGGAAGACCTGATCAGGTAAAATTCCTTGTCAATGAGATTGTACAATTATTCCAATAA
- a CDS encoding M48 family metalloprotease, translating to MTRKLIALWCLFLSVMGIAQIYKPMDTADYTQRKVFLTKFVGNNEATVKKIKSQYSGKTGSELSKIYKEFGADFEKQVKNKDFIFKSDFEMSIESLIQRLKKNNPKVPQDLKILVAKDNTPNAYCLADGTFVINMGLYGWLNNEEEIAAVISHELGHKIEEHSMKTFLKIIEQDNLDKIRVQDIKSTTENRSQSQNQKAFDIFKNTIYKKGEERRQAEMQADSLGYVLFKNSDFKKGEYINALQKLKDFDTISPRELKPETYKKLFDLPKQAFNDKWMKKEDFSLYNYNFYKEKLNKDSLASHPEVSRRLEMLKKTFPELKTPMTPEKPSDLFIALKKTARMEALPNYFHSEDYGLGIYSAMQFLQDGEEEKYYKSWLGKCFSKIYEARKNYNLNRYLDRIEPKNQSESYQQFLNFMWNLSLDEIKNIADYYKASETVAKVN from the coding sequence ATGACCAGAAAACTGATCGCATTATGGTGTCTTTTTCTTTCTGTGATGGGAATTGCACAGATTTATAAACCAATGGACACGGCAGATTATACACAGAGAAAAGTATTTTTGACAAAATTTGTCGGAAATAATGAAGCGACTGTTAAGAAGATAAAGTCGCAATATTCCGGGAAAACAGGTTCGGAATTATCTAAAATTTACAAAGAATTCGGTGCTGATTTTGAAAAGCAGGTGAAAAATAAGGACTTTATCTTCAAGTCTGATTTTGAAATGAGTATAGAGTCTCTGATTCAGCGCCTTAAAAAGAATAATCCAAAAGTGCCCCAGGACCTTAAAATTTTAGTGGCCAAGGATAATACACCTAATGCATACTGTCTTGCAGACGGAACTTTTGTGATTAATATGGGGCTCTATGGCTGGCTGAACAATGAAGAGGAGATTGCTGCTGTTATTTCACATGAGCTGGGACATAAAATAGAAGAGCACTCTATGAAAACATTTTTAAAAATCATAGAGCAGGATAATCTGGATAAAATTAGAGTTCAGGACATAAAATCTACAACGGAAAATAGAAGCCAGAGCCAGAATCAGAAAGCTTTTGATATATTTAAAAATACTATTTATAAAAAAGGGGAGGAAAGAAGACAGGCTGAAATGCAGGCGGACTCTCTGGGATATGTGCTCTTTAAGAATAGTGATTTTAAGAAAGGAGAATATATAAATGCCCTTCAAAAACTGAAGGATTTTGATACGATTTCACCCAGAGAGCTGAAGCCAGAAACGTATAAAAAACTTTTTGATCTTCCTAAACAGGCTTTTAATGATAAATGGATGAAAAAGGAAGATTTTTCACTTTACAACTATAATTTTTATAAAGAAAAGCTGAACAAAGACTCTCTTGCCTCACATCCTGAAGTTTCCCGAAGATTGGAGATGCTAAAAAAAACGTTTCCGGAGCTTAAAACTCCGATGACTCCGGAGAAACCTTCCGATTTATTTATCGCTTTAAAGAAAACGGCACGAATGGAAGCTTTACCCAACTATTTCCACTCTGAGGATTATGGATTGGGCATCTATTCCGCGATGCAGTTTCTGCAGGATGGAGAGGAAGAAAAATATTATAAAAGCTGGCTTGGAAAATGCTTCTCTAAAATATATGAAGCAAGGAAAAATTATAACCTGAACCGATATCTGGATAGGATAGAGCCTAAAAATCAAAGTGAAAGTTATCAGCAGTTTCTGAACTTTATGTGGAATCTAAGTCTGGATGAAATTAAAAATATTGCAGACTATTATAAAGCAAGTGAGACTGTTGCAAAAGTGAATTGA
- a CDS encoding glycine--tRNA ligase: MAKQEDVFKKVISHAKEYGFIFPSSEIYDGLSAVYDYGQNGAELKNNIKQYWWKAMVQLNENIVGIDSAILMHPTTWKASGHVDAFNDPLIDNKDSKKRFRADVLVEDYCAKIEDKEKKEIEKAAKRFGDSFDKAQFEATNPKILEYRAKREAILSRLAKSLENEDLADVKSLIEELEIADPDTGSKNWTEVRQFNLMFGTKLGASADSAMDLYLRPETAQGIFVNFLNVQKTSRHKLPFGIAQIGKAFRNEIVARQFIFRMREFEQMEMQFFVAPGTELEFYEQWKQKRLNWHLALGLGNDNYRFHDHEKLAHYANAAADIEFNFPFGFKELEGIHSRTDFDLKAHEEASGRKLQFFDPERNENYVPYVVETSVGLDRLFLSIFSHCLRDEVLEDGSERTVLSLPPAIAPIKAAILPLMKKDGLAEYAEKVFNDLKYDFNLFYEEKDAIGKRYRRQDAIGTPYCITIDHDSLTDHTVTIRDRDTMQQERVPVSDLRRIIDEKTNFRNLLSKL, from the coding sequence ATGGCAAAGCAAGAAGATGTTTTCAAGAAAGTGATTTCTCACGCTAAAGAATATGGTTTTATTTTTCCATCGAGTGAGATCTATGATGGTTTATCCGCTGTTTATGATTATGGGCAGAACGGAGCCGAACTTAAAAATAATATCAAACAATACTGGTGGAAGGCTATGGTACAGCTTAACGAAAATATTGTAGGTATTGATTCGGCGATCCTTATGCACCCTACAACATGGAAGGCATCAGGCCACGTAGACGCTTTCAATGATCCATTGATTGATAATAAAGATTCTAAGAAACGTTTCAGAGCAGACGTTTTGGTGGAAGACTACTGTGCTAAAATTGAAGATAAAGAGAAAAAGGAAATCGAGAAAGCTGCGAAGAGATTCGGAGATTCTTTTGATAAGGCTCAGTTTGAGGCTACTAATCCAAAGATTTTAGAATACAGAGCTAAAAGAGAAGCTATTCTTTCAAGACTGGCAAAATCTTTAGAAAATGAAGATTTGGCTGATGTAAAATCTTTGATTGAGGAGCTTGAAATTGCTGATCCTGATACAGGTTCTAAAAACTGGACGGAAGTGAGACAATTCAACCTAATGTTCGGAACTAAGCTTGGAGCTTCTGCTGACAGTGCTATGGATCTTTACCTCAGACCGGAGACGGCTCAGGGTATCTTCGTTAACTTCTTAAATGTACAGAAAACTTCACGTCATAAGCTTCCTTTCGGTATCGCACAGATTGGTAAAGCATTCCGAAATGAAATTGTTGCAAGACAGTTTATCTTCAGAATGCGTGAGTTTGAACAAATGGAAATGCAGTTCTTCGTAGCTCCGGGAACAGAACTTGAGTTCTACGAGCAGTGGAAACAAAAGCGTCTGAACTGGCACTTAGCTTTAGGATTAGGTAACGATAACTACAGATTCCATGACCATGAGAAACTGGCTCACTACGCTAATGCTGCCGCTGATATTGAATTCAACTTCCCATTCGGGTTTAAAGAGCTGGAAGGTATTCACTCAAGAACAGATTTCGACTTAAAAGCACATGAAGAAGCTTCAGGAAGAAAGCTTCAGTTCTTCGATCCTGAAAGAAATGAAAACTATGTTCCTTACGTTGTAGAAACATCTGTAGGGTTAGACAGATTATTCCTTTCTATTTTCTCTCACTGCCTGAGAGACGAAGTATTGGAAGACGGTTCAGAAAGAACAGTTTTATCTCTACCTCCTGCTATTGCTCCAATAAAAGCAGCTATCCTTCCGTTGATGAAAAAAGACGGTTTAGCAGAATATGCAGAGAAAGTTTTCAATGATCTTAAGTACGATTTCAACTTATTCTATGAAGAAAAAGATGCTATCGGAAAACGATACAGAAGACAGGATGCCATTGGTACTCCTTATTGTATTACTATTGATCACGATTCACTTACGGATCACACAGTAACCATTAGAGACAGAGATACGATGCAACAGGAAAGAGTTCCTGTTTCAGACTTGAGAAGGATCATCGATGAGAAGACCAACTTCAGAAATTTACTTTCTAAATTATAA
- a CDS encoding pseudouridine synthase: MLEILYRDEHIIAINKPSGLLVHKSYYAGEADTYAIQELRDQIGQYVYPAHRLDRKTSGVLLFTLDKDTLRIMNDQFATRQVEKKYLAILRGWTKEEETIDYDLINEDEIQQNAITYYHRLQTSEIDLPFGKHETSRYCLVEAIPETGRMHQLRKHFKHILHPILGCRPYGCNKQNKLWLETFNMSKLMLHAHQLVFNHPVTKEKMTLNATVNEEFKRVGDILKLDLSAYLP, translated from the coding sequence ATGTTAGAAATTCTTTATCGTGATGAGCATATTATTGCCATTAATAAACCGAGCGGATTATTAGTTCATAAATCTTATTATGCGGGAGAAGCTGATACCTATGCTATTCAGGAACTGAGAGACCAGATAGGACAGTATGTTTATCCTGCACATCGTTTAGACCGGAAAACTTCGGGTGTTTTGTTGTTCACATTAGATAAAGACACATTGAGAATCATGAATGATCAGTTTGCAACACGGCAGGTTGAAAAAAAATATTTGGCAATTCTTCGGGGCTGGACGAAAGAAGAAGAAACTATCGACTATGATTTGATTAACGAGGATGAAATTCAGCAAAACGCAATTACTTATTACCATCGTTTGCAGACTTCGGAAATAGATCTGCCTTTTGGAAAACATGAGACTTCCCGCTATTGTCTGGTAGAGGCCATTCCGGAAACGGGTAGAATGCATCAGCTGAGAAAACATTTTAAACATATTTTACATCCTATTTTGGGGTGTCGCCCTTACGGCTGTAATAAACAAAATAAACTGTGGCTGGAGACTTTTAATATGAGTAAATTGATGCTTCATGCCCACCAATTGGTTTTTAATCATCCTGTTACCAAAGAAAAAATGACGCTTAATGCAACGGTAAACGAAGAATTCAAAAGAGTAGGTGATATTTTGAAGCTCGATTTAAGTGCCTATTTGCCATAA
- a CDS encoding quinone-dependent dihydroorotate dehydrogenase: MYKSIIRPILFKFDPEEVHHFTFSMLKNFGFLTKLFFPKPIEDKRLEREVFGLKFKNPVGLAAGFDKNAVLFNELGDLGFGFVEIGTVTPKAQAGNPKKRLFRLIEDGGIINRMGFNNDGLEAAIEKLKTNKGKIIIGGNIGKNTNTTPENYTQDYLDCFEGLHPHVDYFVLNVSCPNVGSHAKLEDVEYLRELITAVKKINQSKTLQKPILLKIAPDLNDSQLDEIVDLIAETKIDGVIVSNTSVNREGLKTSPEVLEQIGNGGLSGKPIRERSTRMIKYLSEKSNRAFPIIGVGGIHSAKDAVEKLDAGASLIQLYTGFIYEGPELINEINQELLKRASRLPR, encoded by the coding sequence ATGTACAAATCGATAATTCGTCCAATTCTTTTCAAATTTGATCCTGAAGAAGTTCATCATTTTACATTTTCAATGCTTAAAAATTTTGGATTTCTTACCAAATTGTTTTTCCCAAAACCTATTGAAGACAAGCGTCTGGAAAGAGAAGTTTTCGGGTTGAAATTTAAAAATCCTGTAGGATTGGCTGCCGGTTTCGATAAAAATGCTGTTTTGTTTAACGAATTGGGAGATCTTGGTTTCGGATTTGTAGAAATCGGGACGGTAACTCCAAAAGCTCAGGCCGGAAACCCTAAAAAAAGATTATTCCGCTTAATAGAAGACGGTGGAATTATCAACAGGATGGGGTTCAACAACGATGGTCTTGAAGCGGCTATTGAAAAACTGAAAACCAACAAAGGAAAAATAATCATCGGTGGAAACATCGGAAAAAATACCAATACAACTCCCGAAAACTATACCCAGGATTATTTAGACTGTTTTGAAGGTCTTCATCCGCATGTAGATTATTTTGTACTGAATGTAAGCTGCCCGAATGTTGGAAGCCACGCTAAACTTGAAGATGTGGAATATCTGCGTGAACTGATTACAGCAGTGAAGAAAATAAATCAGTCGAAAACGCTACAAAAACCTATATTACTGAAGATTGCTCCGGATCTTAATGACAGTCAGTTAGACGAAATTGTGGATCTGATAGCAGAAACAAAAATTGACGGAGTAATTGTTTCCAATACTTCTGTCAACAGAGAAGGCCTGAAAACCTCTCCTGAAGTTCTAGAACAAATAGGAAATGGGGGATTAAGCGGAAAACCTATCCGTGAGAGAAGTACCAGAATGATCAAATACCTTTCTGAGAAAAGCAACAGAGCTTTCCCAATCATTGGAGTGGGAGGAATACATTCTGCGAAAGATGCTGTTGAAAAACTGGATGCCGGTGCAAGCCTAATTCAGCTGTACACGGGGTTTATCTATGAAGGTCCGGAACTGATCAATGAGATCAATCAGGAACTTTTGAAAAGAGCAAGCAGATTACCAAGATAA